Below is a window of Pirellulales bacterium DNA.
TGCCAATCGTCAACTTCGTCAACGAAAAAAAGCAAGTTCAGATGCCCGAGGGAGCCAACCTTCGCGCCGAAGCGATGAAGGCTGGAATCAAGCTCTACGGCGGGCTCAACGGTTACGGGGCGAAAATCAACGAGGTCATCAATTGCCACGGCTTCGGCCACTGCGGCACCTGCCGCGTGTTGATTACCAAGGGGGCCCAGAACGCCAGCCCGATGGGCCTGGTAGAAACGATTACCTGCAAGTACAACCCCCTCTCGCCAGCCCTGTTTGCCTTCATCGGCAATGAGGATACCATGCGTCTGGCTTGCCGTACCAAGGTGATGGGAGACATGGATGTGGTGACCCGTCCGCCCCTGAATCTGACCGGCGACAGCTTCTTTGCTTGAGCGAATTGCCGCTGGGCGTTACGGGGACTCGCGCCGTGCCGCCGGCGACGACGTGCTGGAATCAGGTGAGCCTGTGACGCTGGATGAACCGTGAAGCCAGGTGACATGTGAAGCAAGTCGTCGCCATCGTTAAGCCCTATCTCGTCGAGAAGGTGCTGGAAGGGCTCAAGCGGGCACCGCTCGAAGCCGTCAGCGTCCGCGAGGTGAAAGGCTACGGGCGGCAGAAGAACTATCTCGACCAATACGCCGGCAGCGAGTACTCGCTCGCGTTTCTTCCCAAGGTCGAAATCCATTTGTGGGTCGACGACGCGCGTGTCGAAGAAATCACACGACGGATCGTCGAAGTCGCCCGCACCGGGCGCATGGGGGACGGCAAGATCTTCGTCCTTCCTGCCGTGGCCTGCGAGCGAGTAATCGATATTGGCAAGGCCAGCACGAAGAGAAAGTGACGAC
It encodes the following:
- a CDS encoding P-II family nitrogen regulator; the encoded protein is MKQVVAIVKPYLVEKVLEGLKRAPLEAVSVREVKGYGRQKNYLDQYAGSEYSLAFLPKVEIHLWVDDARVEEITRRIVEVARTGRMGDGKIFVLPAVACERVIDIGKASTKRK
- a CDS encoding ferredoxin is translated as MPIVNFVNEKKQVQMPEGANLRAEAMKAGIKLYGGLNGYGAKINEVINCHGFGHCGTCRVLITKGAQNASPMGLVETITCKYNPLSPALFAFIGNEDTMRLACRTKVMGDMDVVTRPPLNLTGDSFFA